From Symbiobacterium terraclitae, the proteins below share one genomic window:
- the trxB gene encoding thioredoxin-disulfide reductase produces the protein MRKVVILGTGPAGLTAAIYTARANLQPLVVEGNEPGGQLTTTTEVENFPGFPDGVMGPELMDNMRRQAEKFGAEFRRGYATGIDLSARPFRITIDETDVIEAEAVIISTGASAKLLGIPGEKENVGRGVSTCATCDGFFYRGKKVLVIGGGDSAMEEANFLTRFADVTVVHRRSELRASKIMQERARQNPKISWVLNVTPVEVVADERGFRALKVRDNATGEERLLEADGMFVAIGHKPNTDFLKGQLETDELGYIKTVPGTARTAIPGVFACGDVQDSRYRQAITAAGSGCMAALDCERYLEESAAHDWSQTLSR, from the coding sequence GTGCGCAAAGTCGTCATTCTCGGCACCGGACCTGCCGGCCTCACCGCTGCGATCTACACGGCGCGGGCCAATCTCCAGCCGCTGGTGGTCGAGGGCAACGAGCCCGGCGGCCAGCTGACCACGACCACCGAGGTGGAGAACTTCCCGGGGTTCCCTGACGGGGTGATGGGCCCGGAGCTGATGGACAACATGCGCCGCCAGGCCGAGAAGTTCGGCGCGGAGTTCCGCAGGGGCTACGCCACCGGAATCGACCTCTCCGCCCGCCCCTTCAGGATCACCATCGACGAGACCGACGTGATCGAGGCGGAGGCCGTCATCATCTCCACCGGGGCCTCGGCCAAGCTGCTCGGCATCCCGGGAGAGAAGGAGAACGTCGGCCGCGGCGTCTCCACCTGCGCCACCTGCGACGGCTTCTTCTACCGCGGCAAGAAGGTCCTGGTGATCGGCGGCGGCGACTCGGCGATGGAGGAGGCCAACTTCCTCACCCGGTTCGCCGACGTGACCGTGGTGCACCGGCGGAGCGAGCTCCGGGCCTCCAAGATCATGCAGGAGCGCGCCCGGCAGAACCCGAAGATCAGCTGGGTTCTGAACGTGACGCCCGTGGAGGTCGTTGCCGACGAGCGGGGCTTCCGGGCCCTGAAGGTCCGGGACAACGCCACGGGCGAGGAGCGGCTGCTGGAGGCCGACGGCATGTTCGTCGCCATCGGCCACAAGCCCAACACGGACTTCCTGAAGGGCCAGCTGGAGACCGACGAGCTGGGCTACATCAAGACGGTGCCCGGCACGGCCCGCACGGCGATCCCGGGCGTCTTCGCCTGCGGCGACGTGCAGGACTCCCGCTACCGCCAGGCGATCACCGCCGCGGGGTCGGGCTGCATGGCCGCGCTGGACTGCGAGCGGTACCTGGAGGAGTCGGCCGCCCACGACTGGTCTCAGACGCTCAGCCGGTAA